tggcagtggttggattgggcgctatggcagtggttggattgggcgctatggcaGTGATTGGATTGGGTGCTATGGCAGTGGTTGAATTGGGCGCTATGGCAgtggttggattgggcgctatggcaGTGGTTGGATTGGGTGCTATGGCAGTGGTTGAATTGGGCGCTATGGAAGTGGTTGGATTGGGTGCTATGGCAgtggttggattgggcgctatagcggtggttggattgggcgctatggcggtggttggattgggcgctatggcagtggttggattgggcgctatggcagtggttggattgggcgctatggcagtggttggattgggcgctatggcagtggttggattgggcgctatAGCGGCGGTTGGATTGGGTGCTATAGCGGCAGTTAGATTGGGTGTTATAGTGGTGGTTGGATTGGACACTATGGCGGCAGTTGCATTGGGCACTAAGGCGGCAGTTGGATTGGGCACTGGATTGGGCACTATGGTGGTGGTTGGATTGGGCACTATGGCGGCAGTTGGATTGGGCACTAAGGCGGCAGTTGGATTGGGCACTGGATTGGGCGCTATGGCGGcggttggattgggcgctatggtGGAGATTGGATTGGGCACTGGATTGGGCTCTATGGTGGCAGTTGGATTGGGCGCTATTTTGGCAGTTGGATAGGGCACTATGGCGGCATTTGGATAGGCACTATGGCGGTagttggattgggcgctatggtGGCAGTTGGATTTGGCACTGGATTGGGCACTATGGTGGCGGTTGGATTGGGCGCTATCGCGGCGATTGGATTAGGCACTGGATTGGGCATTATGGTGGCAGTTGGATTGGGCGCTATGACGGCAGTTGGATAGGGCACTATGGCGGCAGTTGGATAGGGCACTATGGCGGCATTTGGATAGGGCACTATGGCGGCAGTTGGATAGGGCACTATGGCAGCAGTTGGATTGGGCGCAATGGCGGCGGTTGGATTGGCACTATGGCGGCGGTTAGATTGGGCGCTATGGCGGCGGTTGGATTGGGCACTATGGCGGcggttggattgggcgctatggcggaggttggattgggcgctatggtggcggttggattgggcgctatggtggcagttggattgggcgctatggcgGCAGTTGGATTGGGCACTAAGGCGGCagttggattgggcgctatggcgGCAGTTGGATTGGGTGCTATGGCAGTGATTGGATTGGGTGCTATGGCAGTGGTTGAATTGGGCGCTATGGCAGTGGTTGGATTGAGCGCTATGGCAgtggttggattgggcgctatggcaGTGGTTGAATTGGGTGCTATGGCAgtggttggattgggcgctatggcggtggttggattgggcgctatggcaGTGGTTGAATTGGGTGCTATGGCAgtggttggattgggcgctatggcagtggttggattgggcgctatggcggtggttggattgggcgctatggcagtggttggattgggcgctatggcagtggttggattgggcgctatggcagtgattggattgggcgctatggcgGTGGTTGGATTGGGCACTATGGCGgtggttggattgggcgctatggcggaggttggattgggcgctatggcggaggttggattgggcgctatggtggcagttggattgggcgctatggcgGCAGTTGGATTGGGCGCTAAGGCGGCagttggattgggcgctatggcggcagttggattgggcgctatggcaGTGGTTGGATTGGGTGCTATAGCGgtggttggattgggcgctatAGCGGTGGTTGGATTGGGTGCTATGGCAGTGGTTGGATTGGGCACTATGGTGGCagttggattgggcgctatggcaGTGGTTGGATTGGGTGCTATAGTGGCGGTTGGATTGGGCGCTATAACGgtggttggattgggcgctatggcgGTGGTTGGATTGAGTGTTATAGCAGTGGTTGGATTGGGTGCTATAGCAGTGGTTGGATTGGGCGTTATGGCAACAGTTGGATTGGGTGTCATGGCAGCGGTTGGATTGGGCGCTATAGCAGTGGTTGGATTGGGTGTTATGGCAACGGTTGGATTGGGTGTTATGGCAACGGTTGGATTGGGTGTTATGGCAACGGTTGGATTGGGTGTTATGGCAAcggttggattgggcgctatggcggtggttggattgggcgctatggcggtggttggattgggcgctatggcggtggttggattgggcgctatggcggtggttggattgggcgctatggcgGTGGTTGGATTGGGCGATATGGCGgtggttggattgggcgctatggcggtggttggattgggcgctatggcggtggttggattgggcgctatggcggtggttggattgggcgctatggcggtggttggattgggcgctatggcggtggttggattgggcgctatggcagtggttggattgggcgctatggcagtggttggattgggcgctatggcaGTGGTTGAATTGGGCGCTATGGCAgtggttggattgggcgctatggcagtggttggattgggcgctatggcagtggttggattgggcgctatggcaACGGTTGGATTGGGTGTTATGGCAGTGGTTGAATTGGGCATTATAGCGgtggttggattgggcgctatggcaGTGGTTGAATTGGGCATTATAGCGgtggttggattgggcgctatggctGGCTGTTGCTTCTCCACTTCTTCTTGATGATGTTCTGATTGCTCTTTATTGGAGATAGGTCATCTTTTATAAGGACGGTTCTCCTTCACACATTTATTTTATGTGCTTTTGGTTGGCGTTTTCCATTTAACCCATGGGAGCCGTTCCCATCTGACTGAGATCGCCCACAATCCTCATTTTCTCTGTATGAATTTGATGATATCTTTGATCGATGAtctgacctgtttttttttttcaataaatgtttattaaaatttttcagatatacataaagtcacagttatctggtatacattgaaacagaagctgATAATACAATCGATAAGTTATACAATCAATAAATAAAGCAGAAATGAAAGAACGAGTTCAAAATACGGCCAACTGAGCCTCTTACTAGGTGACTTCTGTATTAGTGATCTGACCTGTTTTTATCATTATCCATGGTTCTTTTATATGACTGTTTATCCGCTCATCGGGTCTGCATTGTGGGAACTCACCGAATCCACATTTAAATAAAGACAAGAATCTCATTGCAATATTTCAAAAAatcgaggaagaggaagaggaagaggaagaggaagaggaagaggaagaggaagaggaagaggaagaggaagaggaagaggaagaggaagaggaagaggaagaggaagaggaagaggaagaggaagaggagatacAAACATTGGTCATACTGCCGCACAGGCCAGGGATCAGAGAGTGAGTGCGGAGAGGAGAGTCGGTGGGGGAGAAGTGACAGCCGTCAGCCTCAGGATGAAAACACTACATAGAAAAAAGTATAAAACACCATCATCAGTGTCCAGTGAATGAAAGGTTCAAAATGCACCCATACAGAAGACAGGAAGTAGGCAATAGTGGTAGGAGGTGGTGAATGATGGTAGGAGGAGGTGAATGGTGGTAGGAGGAGGTGAATTATGGTAGAAAAGGGTGAATGGTGGTTAGAGGCAGTAAATGATGGTGGTGGGAGGCGGTGAATGGTGGTGGGAGGCGGTGAATGGCGGTGGGAGGCAGTGAAAGGTGGTGAATGGCGGTGGGAGGCGGTGAAAGGTGGTGGATGGCGGTGGGAGGCGGTGAATGGCGGTGAATGGCGGTGGGAGGCGGTGAATGGCGGTAGGAGGCGGTGAATGGTGGTGGGAGGTGGTGAATGGCGGTGGGAGGTGGTGAATGGCGATAGGAGGCGGTGAAAGGTGGTGAATGGCGGTGGGAGGCGGTGAATGGCGGTGGATGGCGGTGGGAGGCGATGAATGGCGGTAGGAGGCGGTGAATGGCGGTGGTAGGCGTTGAATGGCGGTGAAAGGTGGTGAATGGCGGTGGGAGGCGGTGAATGGCGGTGGGAGGCGGTGAATGGCGGTAGGAGGCGGTGAATGGCGGTGGGAGGTGGTGAATGGCGGTGGTAGGCGTTGAATGGCGGTGGGAGGCGGTGAAAGGTGGTGAATGGCGGTGGATGGCGGTGAATGGCGGTGGGAGGCGGTGAATGGCGGTGGTAGGCGTTGAATGGCGGTGGGAGGCGGTGAAAGGTGGTGAATGGCGGTAGGAGGCGGTGAATGGCGGTAGGAGGAGGCGGTGAATGGCGGTAGGAGGAGGTGGTGAATGGTGACCGGAGGAGGTGAATGGTGGCAGGAGGCGGTGAATGGCGGTAGAAGGCTGTGAATGGCGGTAAGAGGCGGTGGGAGTCGGTGAATGGCGGTGGGAGGCGGTGGGAGTCGGTGAATGGCGGTAGGAGGCGGTGAATGTGATAGGAGGTGGTGAATGGCGGTGGGAGGTGGTGAATGGCGGTAATAGGCGGTGAATGGCGGTGGTAGGCGGTGGTAGGCATTGAATGGAGGTGAATGGTGGTGGGAGGCAGTGAATGGCGGTGGGAGGTGGTGAATGGCGGTGGGAGGCAGTGAATGGCGGTGGGAGGCAGTGAATGGCGGTGGGAGGTGGTGAATGTGGTAGGAGGTGGTGAATGGTGGTAGGAGGAGGTGAATGGTGGTAGGAGGAGGTGAATTATGGTAGAAAAGGGTGAATGGTGGTTAGAGGCAGTAAATGATGGTGGTAGGAGGCGGTGAATGGTGTTAGAAGGCAGTGAATGGTGGTAGGAGGAGGTGGTGAATGGTGGCAGGAGGCGGTGAATGGCAGTAGGAGGCGGTGAATGGCGGTAGGAGGAGGTGGTGAATGGTGACCGGAGGAGGTGAATGGCGGTAGAAGGCTCTGAATGGCGGTAAGAGGCGGTGAATGGCGGTAAGAGGCGGTGAATGGCGGTAAGAGGCGGTGAATGGCGGTGGGAGGTGGTGAATGGTGGTGAATGTGGTAGGAGGCGGTGAATGTGGTAGGAGGTGGTGAATGGCGGTAATAGGCGGTGAATGGCGGTGGTAGGCGTTGAATGGCGGTGAATGGCGGTGGGAGGCAGTGAATGGCGGTGGGAGGTGGCGAATGGTGGTAGGAGGCGGTGAATGTGGTAGGAGGAGGTGAAAGGTGGTAGGAGGAGGTGAATTATGGTAGAAAAGGGTGAATGGTGGTTAGAGGCAGTAAATGATGGTGGTAGGAGGCGGTGAATGGTGTTAGAAGGCAGTGAATGGTGGCAGGAGGAGGTGGTAAATGGTGACCGGAGGAGGTGAATGGTGGCAGGAGGCGGTGAATGGCAGTAGAAGGCTGTGAATGGCAGTAACAGGCGGTGAATGGCGGTAGGCGGTAAGAGGCGGTGGGAGGTGGTGAATGGTGGTGAATGTGGTAGGAGGCGGTGAATGTGGTAGGAGGCGGTGAATGTGGTAGGAGGCGGTGAATGGCGGTGGTAGGCGTTGAATGACGGTGAATGGCGGTGGGAGGCAGTGAATGGCGGTGGGAGGTGGTGAATGGCAGTAGGAGGTGGTGAATGTGGTAGGAGGTGAAAGGTGGTAGGAGGTGGTGAATGGTGGTAGGAGGAGGTGAATGGTGGTAGGAGGAGGTGAATTATGGTAGAAAAGGGTGAATGGTGGTTAGAGGCAGTAAATGATGGTGGTAGGAGGCGGTGAATGGTGTTAGAAGGCAGTGAATGGTGGCAGGAGGTGGTGAATGGCGGTAGGAGGCGGTGAATGGCGGTAGGAGGAGGTGGTGAATGGTGACCGGAGGAGGTGAATGGTGGCAGGAGGTGGTGAATGGCGGTAGGAGGCGGTGAATGGCGGTAAGAGGCGGTGGGAGGCGGAGAATGGCGGTGGGAGGCGGTGAATGGCGGTGGGAGGCGGTGAATGGTGGTGGGAGGCGGTGAATGTGGTAGGAGGCGGTGAATGGCGGTAGGAGGCGGTGGGAGGCGGTGGGAGGCGGTGAATGGCGGTGGGAGGCGGTGAATGTGGTAGGAGGTGGTGAATGGCGGTAGGAGGCGGTGGGAGGCGGTGAATGGCGGTGGGAGGCGGTGAATGGCGGTGGGAGGCGGTGAATGGCGGTAGGAGGCGGTGAATGGCGGTGGGAGGCGGTGAATGGCGGTGGGAGGCGGTGAATGGCGGTGGGAGGCGGTGAATGGCGGTAGGAGGCGGTGAATGTGGTAAGAGGTGGTGAATGGTGGTGGGAGGTGGTGAATGTGGTAGGAGGTGGTGAATGGCGGTGGGAGGCGGTGAATGGCGGTAAGAGGCGGTGGGAGGCGGAGAATGGCGGTGGGAGGCGGTGAATGGCGGTGGGAGGCGGTGAATGGCGGTGAATGGCGGTGGGAGGCGGTGAATGGCGGTGGGAGGCGGTGAATGGCGGTGGGAGGCGGTGAATGGCGGTGGGAGGCGGTGGGAGGCGGTGAATGGCGGTGGGAGGCGGTGAATGGCGGTGGGAGGCGGTGAATGGCGGTGGGAGGCGGTGAATGGCGGTGGGAGGCGGTGAATGGCGGTGGGAGGCGGTGAATGGCGGTAGGAGGTGGTGAATGTGGTAGGAGGCGGTGAATGGCGGTGGGAGGCGGTGAATGGCGGTGGGAGGCGGTGAATGGCGGTGGGAGGCGGTGAATGGCGGTGGGAGGCGGTGAATGGCGGTAGGAGGCGGTGAATGTGGTAGGAGCTGGTGAATGGCGGTAGGAGGCGGTGAATGTGGTGGGAGGCGGTGAATGGCGGTAGGAGGTGGTGAATGGCGGTAGGAGGCGGTGAATGGCGGTAGGAGGCGGTGAATGTGGTAGGAGGTGGTGAATGGCGGTGGGAGGCGGTGAATGGTGGTGGGAGGCGGTGAATGGTGGTGGGAGGCGGTGAATGGTGGTGGGAGGCGGTGAATGTGGTAGGAGGCTGTAATGAAACGTCTCACACTTCCCTTTCGTCATAcatcgcttcctcccagtctgaatatagatatcagatcttCCATATCGGAAGGTTCCCCCAGTGGGGTTAGTAGATTAAAGAAATAAATTGTTAGAAAAGGTTCTTGAAAAGTTATCATCATAACATGAACTCATCGCcataaaatatgagctctggtcgggGGATTTATTACCATTCAAAAGTACACAAAGAATGCAAACATAGAAATATACACAGCAATATGTATCCAATGATTGTTGTATAGGATTCCCGACGCGTTTGGATCTGAATagtcaaagtcttcctcagggaattgGTTTCCtgttaaaaaattgtatttttagcaTTTTAATTATCAACGTAttatacaatattattattattataattttcatGTGTATATGAGAAATTTACATGGGATATAATTACCAATAAAGGGTATAAATGGAAAGTCTCCTAACCAGAGTTCCTCTGAATTCGGTTTTTTGGCCTCTCACATTCCGAGGGGGACATCGGATCACCCAATATGTCCAACAAGGAGTCACACTGATAAATACCCCCCGAGGGAGGAAAGGGGTGAGAACTCCCGCACctgacacaaatcccccccccatggatatcattatatatatattgggaaATACTCATTTCATTCCAAAAGGTCTCCAACTCTTATCCTACATTTGTATCCACTTTAAAAGAATGCTTATTACTACGCAACGAATAAATACGTTCTTATCTATCGATCTGTTCTTATATATGTGTGATTGTATGGATTCATGTGGGGGGAATGAAGATGAGTGAATCCGTGATTGAAAAATTATGAATGAAGGAAAAATAGTTAAATGATGAGCAGAATTTGTGATGTGAgatgaaaaagtgaaaaagtgaaggTGAGATGATGGAAAGATTTGTTAAGGGATATTTGTGAGTCGGGATTAATAGTGatgagggaagaaaaaaaacacaaataataaaatataataataaagtgaGTTGTGAATGATGAACATGAGTGATAATCTACTGGAAACATAGGCTTGTGTAAGAAACAGTGTGGGGACAATATTGTGTgcattttgtaaaacaaaaaaaatcattgaatactattatgtatatatatatatattgtatatattatttcTTATGAATTCACTTCAATTTACCTcaatgacaaaatgtggtaaagtATTGAAAGATTACTAATTGGTAGCAGACTTGTGCCTTACACAGAGGGACCCGACGGAGGTCCAATAAGTCTGATAGGAGGGATATTAGTAGATATTGGTAGATATTGGTAGATATTGGTAGATATTAGTAGATCGATGATATTTTGAATCAATTTTACTGCCAAAAATATACGAGGCAGACAAAGAAGTAGATAAACTTTACTTGGACACCTATAATGTGTGAGGCAGACAAAGAAGTGAACGGACCTTATATCAAGTACTTGAAGCGTTGGAGACACACATGACCACCCGCTCCCAGAAGCTGATCGATCAATACGATCCTCAAGCCTGGTGGGATTTTTTTATACTGTTGCTTGTAGTAGATTAGCTATAATGAGCCTCAGGGGCGGGGTAATCACCCACTCCCTCCCCCAGCATTAGCATCCCTGCCACTTGTGTAGCACGTGCGGCCCGCTTCGCGACCCGGAAGGCAGAAGTCCCCGATCGCTATCGTCACCTCCGCCGTAaatgcgtgacgtcatgacgtcgcgcACACACGCCATGTATCGCGCATGTGCGCACGGCACTGAGCTGTCCAAAAGTGATCCAGGACGGTGCCGGCATTGAAAAAGCTCCCTTATGCGGCAGCAAATTAattccatatataatatatatgtatatatatatatatatattccaatagaATTTCCATATAATGAATGATTTTCAAGGTGATGAAGGGGCCAAACATATGTCAGGATATGAAACTGACTTTGTATAGGGGGATATCAGTTTAAAACccaaatcccctcccccttccacaAACTAAACAGAATCTTATTAAAAAAAGTCTGCATTGTCCTTGGGTTTGTGAAGGCGGAGCCTTATTTTTGGCGCCCCATGTCCGAGCACATGGCACATACATAGCATGAAATAGGAAGACATGCAGTGCCTGGACACGGTACCTGGACCCTCATCCATGACATTGTGCTCCTCTCTACGTCACTGCAGAGTCTTTGTATATCATACGGCTGGCTGAAGAATGAAAAGCTCACAGCTGCTAAAAGAAACTTTCTTTACATGATTGGAAAATAGGAAACGAGCTTTAAATAGGAACAATTTCTTTTCCACATTGTTGttgtatttaatgtatttatatGATTTGTACATTGATACTCTTCTCCTCTACTTGTCCCTTGGAGTCCTCGTTCCATGACAACCTCCTCACCGGGAATTCCCCTCccatgtgtcttcccggcaggagAGGAGCCCCGACTGGTCCCGccccacagacactgtgcccaccatatatatatatacactgtgcccatcatatatatacactgtgcccatcatatatatacactgtgcccatcatatatatatatatatatatatatatatatatacactgtgcccaccatatatatacactgtgcccatcatatatatatatatatatatatatatatacacactgtgcccatcatatacagacactgtgcccaccatatatatatatatacactgtgcccatcatatatatatatatatacactgtgcccatcatatatatatatatatatatacactgtgcccatcatatatatacactgtgcccatcatatatatacactgtgcccatcatatatatatatatatatacactgtgcccatcatatatatatatatacacactgtgcccaccatatatatatatatatatatatatatatatatatatatatatatatatatatatatatatatatatatatatacactgtgcccatcatatatatatatatatatatacactgtgcccaccatatatatatatatacactgtgcccaccatatatatatatatatacactgtgcccaccatatatatatatatacactgtgcccaccatatatatatatagacactgtgcccatcatatacagacactgtgcccatcatatacagacactgtgcccatcatatatacagtatatatacactgtgcccatcatatatatatacactgtgcccatcatatacagacactgtgcccatcatatatatagtatatatacactgtgcccatcatatatatatacactgtgcccatcatatacagacactgtgcccatcatatacagacactgtgcccatcatatatacagtatatatacactgtgcccatcatatatatatacactgtgcccatcatatacagacactgtgcccatcatatatatatacactgtgcccatcatatacagacactgtgcccatcatatatatatatacactgtgcccatcatatacagacactgtgcccatcatatatatatacactgtgcccatcatatacagacactgtgcccatcatatatacctacactgtgcccatcatatacagacactgtgcccatcatatatatatatactgtgcccatcatatacagacactgtgcccatcatatacagacactgtgcccatcatatatatatacactgtgcccatcatatacagacactgtgcccatcatatatatatacactgtgcccatcatatacagacactgtgcccatcatatatatatacactgtgcccatcatatacagacactgtgcccatcatatatatatatatacactgtgcccatcatatatatatatacactgtgcccatcatatacagacactgtgcccatcatatatatatatacactgtgcccatcatatacagacactgtgcccatcatatatatatacactgtgcccatcatatacagccaggCGCGTCCCCGGCTCGGctttcacttcactaacccccccccccccgcggccggtctggcggcacttaccgagtgacggggcttcctcctcctcttctgtatcgGTGACTCCTGTGTCCGCTCATCttcaggcttcctccgccgtgtctcctcttccaccaaagcattaggcatccaataggaatgtgctttggccaattgggagacgGGTCtcgctgattggcagggaggaacgttagtgtgaaaatagcgaaaattaatttgctatgccacacaacagggtgggatcgggacgcagtgctctgcgaagggggtccctgtcctccggggaaagaagggggtccctgtcctccgggggaaGAAGGGGGTCTCTGTCCTCCGGGGaaagaagggggtccctgtcctccgggggaagaagggggtccctgtcctcgggggagaagggggtccctgtcctccagggGGAGAAGGGGTCTCTGAGCtcgggggagaagggggtccctgtcctccaggggaAGAAGGGTGGCACCCTCTCCTTCAAccacccaggtgccctctccttctcccccggccacccaggggccctcttgttCACTAAATGGCCACCTaggtgctctctccttctctccttccaggtgaccacccaggggccctctccttctcccatgtccacccaggggccctctccttctcccacgtccacccaggagccctctccttctcccacctaccacccaggagccctctccttctcccacctaccacccaggagccctctccttctcccacctacCACCCAGGAGCCCTTTCCTTCTCCCACctaccacccaggagccctctccttctcccacctaccacccaggagccctctccttctcccacctaccacccaggagccctctccttctcccacgtccacccaggagccctctccttctcccacctaccacccaggagccctctccttctcccacctaccacccaggggccctctccttctcccacctaccacccaggagccctctccttctcccacctaccacccaggagccctctccttctcccacctaccacccaggagccctctccttctcccacgtccaccacCAAGAGCCAGagggtctaataggcttcaaaatacggTGGGCTCGGGGTGGAGAGCACTGCGTcccaatcccaccctgttgtgtggcatagcagattaattttcgctattttcacactaatgttcctccctgccaatcagcaggcaggtcattgagacctgtctcccgattggccaaagcattaggcgatcctattggatgcctaacactTTGGCAGGAGAGGAGACATGGCGgaagaagcctgaggagccgagcagaCCTGCAGCCacctacagaagaggaggaggaagccccgtGACTCGGTAAGTGCCGTCGGACTGGCCACGGAGGGGTTAGTGACAGCCGAGCTGGGGaacgcgcctggctgcatttgatgggcacaagtgtctgcatatactgggcacaatgaTGGGGGGTGCAGCTTTATGTTTTTCCTCGACCTCCCATACACACACAGTGTTATTATGCACGGGGCCCACCCCTTCTCCTGAGCCGCCTAGGGCGTGTTGGGAGGCGGTGCTGTTGATTATGTAATTAAGCAACTTGCACCACTTCCGCCCGCCCCAAGTCTATAATTTTTCTCAACTGAAAATAGCGTCTGCGCATGCACGGTATAGCAGCGGTgaagccgcgcatgcgcagtgaagctgCGCGAACAGCTGTTTGGTGACGTAGCCGCACCGGAAGTGACAGGGTTGAGGTTTTGCATAGGTCGAGCTTTTTTTAC
This Aquarana catesbeiana isolate 2022-GZ linkage group LG13, ASM4218655v1, whole genome shotgun sequence DNA region includes the following protein-coding sequences:
- the LOC141116669 gene encoding uncharacterized protein gives rise to the protein MTKGKCETFHYSLLPHSPPPTTIHRLPPPFTASHHHSPPPTAIHHLLPHSPPPTAIHRLLPPFTTSYRHSPPPTTFTASYRHSPAPTTFTASYRHSPPPTAIHRLPPPFTASHRHSPPPTAIHRLLPHSPPPTAIHRLPPPFTASHRHSPPPTAIHRLPPPFTASHRHSPPPTASHRHSPPPTAIHRLPPPFTASHRHSPPFTASHRHSPPPTAILRLPPPLTAIHRLPPPFTTSYHIHHLPPPFTTSYHIHRLLPPFTASHRHSPPPTAIHRLPPPFTASYRHSPPPTAIHRLPPPFTASHRLLPPFTTSYHIHRLPPPFTASHRLPPPPTAIHRLLPHSPPPTTIHRLPPPFTASHRHSPPPTASYRHSPPPTAIHHLLPPFTSSGHHSPPPPTAIHRLLPPFTTSCHHSLPSNTIHRLLPPSFTASNHHSPFSTIIHLLLPPFTSSYHHSPPPTTFHLLPHSPPPTAIHHLPPPFTASHRHSPSFNAYHRHSPPPTTFTASYHIHRLLPHSPPFTTSHRHSPPLTAIHRLLPPFRAFYRHSPPPVTIHHLLLPPFTASYCHSPPPATIHHLLLPPFTAF